One Pseudomonas sp. FP1742 genomic window carries:
- a CDS encoding GNAT family N-acetyltransferase: MGFELRPAASRDLDFARNLTCRNMLRYYIQHELLWLDEAFDVAWEGRENWLVVRDDTLMGYVSLSRDARALYIRELHVLEAYQGQGAGSWVIDQVFAMACKERRPALRLTVFENNPAKILYERKGLKVVGKDQCFLRMQRDINGLHR; the protein is encoded by the coding sequence ATGGGTTTCGAATTGCGTCCGGCGGCGTCTCGGGATCTGGATTTCGCTCGTAACCTGACTTGTCGAAATATGCTTCGCTACTACATTCAACATGAGTTGTTGTGGCTGGACGAGGCTTTCGATGTCGCCTGGGAGGGGCGCGAAAACTGGCTGGTCGTGCGTGATGACACCCTGATGGGGTATGTCAGTCTGAGCCGTGACGCCAGAGCCTTGTATATCCGTGAATTGCACGTGCTTGAAGCGTACCAGGGGCAGGGCGCCGGTTCCTGGGTGATCGATCAGGTATTCGCCATGGCCTGCAAGGAACGGCGCCCGGCATTGCGTCTGACCGTATTTGAAAATAATCCGGCAAAAATACTTTACGAGAGAAAGGGCCTGAAGGTGGTCGGCAAGGACCAGTGTTTCCTGAGAATGCAGCGTGATATCAATGGACTGCATCGCTGA
- the uvrY gene encoding UvrY/SirA/GacA family response regulator transcription factor — protein sequence MIRGLVVDDHDLVRTGITRMLADIDGLQVVGQAESGEESLLKARELKPDVVLMDVKMPGIGGLEATRKLLRSHPDIKVVAVTVCEEDPFPTRLLQAGAAGYLTKGAGLPEMVQAIRLVFAGQRYISPQIAQQLAIKSFQPTNDSPFDALSEREIQIALMIVGCQKVQIISDKLCLSPKTVNTYRYRIFEKLSISSDVELTLLAVRHGMVDASL from the coding sequence TTGATTAGGGGGCTAGTAGTCGATGACCATGATCTCGTTCGTACAGGCATTACACGAATGCTGGCTGACATCGATGGCCTGCAAGTAGTCGGCCAGGCCGAGTCGGGAGAGGAATCCCTGCTCAAGGCGCGTGAGTTGAAACCCGATGTGGTGCTGATGGACGTCAAGATGCCCGGGATCGGCGGTCTTGAAGCCACGCGTAAACTATTGCGCAGTCATCCCGACATCAAAGTCGTCGCGGTTACCGTGTGCGAAGAAGATCCGTTTCCTACCCGGCTGTTACAGGCAGGTGCCGCGGGTTATCTGACCAAGGGCGCCGGACTGCCGGAAATGGTCCAGGCCATTCGCCTGGTGTTTGCCGGGCAACGTTACATCAGCCCGCAGATTGCCCAGCAACTGGCGATCAAGTCGTTCCAGCCAACCAATGATTCGCCGTTCGACGCCTTGTCGGAGCGGGAAATCCAGATTGCATTGATGATTGTTGGCTGTCAGAAGGTACAGATCATCTCCGACAAGCTGTGCCTGTCGCCAAAAACAGTGAATACCTACCGTTACCGTATTTTCGAAAAGCTTTCGATCAGCAGCGATGTCGAGTTGACGCTGTTGGCGGTTCGTCACGGCATGGTTGATGCCAGCCTCTGA